The Halobacterium sp. CBA1132 genome has a segment encoding these proteins:
- a CDS encoding ATP-binding protein yields the protein MPQLDTRRATEQPARDWLVAAFGAILTAAAVAHFGNHGHNRPVLVATTVGPAVGLLAYGVWFRYRGRDRARAATVATWSVGGAGMVLALSLWTMFVGGYGDGTAVDHVFIQHTSVGALGAAVAGTYSERARHRSRVQVRLKRALDAAMDGVAVLDADRHVVYANDAFREEYRTDGGVAGTHWSAYYPDSAADRLADVFAELDANGDSDDHWHGQVVARREDRRTYPQELSMTSLGDDGYVFVARDVTDREERDQRLRVLNRVLRHNVRNSLNVVLGRAERVADHHDDADVDSIVAAAEDLLDVSEKARVVERVLGASETNAAALDSLLEAELERVRSQYPDAVFDVCGEADVEVDARMRLAVRELLTNAVEHNDSDPPRVTVTVDASDPVDLRVSDNGPGIPEHERRALSGVTEESLQHGSGIGLWAVYWLARHCNADVGVPDENTVSIRLRAGDC from the coding sequence GTGCCGCAGTTAGACACCCGTCGTGCAACCGAGCAGCCGGCCCGTGACTGGCTCGTCGCGGCGTTCGGCGCGATTCTCACGGCGGCCGCCGTCGCGCACTTCGGGAACCACGGCCACAACCGGCCGGTGCTCGTCGCGACGACCGTCGGGCCGGCGGTCGGTCTGCTGGCGTACGGCGTGTGGTTCCGGTACCGCGGCCGGGACCGAGCGCGCGCCGCGACGGTGGCCACGTGGTCGGTCGGCGGGGCGGGCATGGTCCTCGCGCTCAGCCTGTGGACGATGTTCGTCGGCGGGTACGGCGACGGGACCGCGGTCGACCACGTGTTCATCCAGCACACGAGCGTCGGCGCGCTCGGCGCCGCGGTCGCGGGGACGTACAGCGAGCGCGCACGCCACCGCTCCCGCGTGCAGGTCCGACTCAAGCGCGCGCTCGACGCCGCGATGGACGGCGTCGCGGTCCTCGACGCCGACCGACACGTCGTGTACGCCAACGACGCCTTCCGCGAGGAGTACCGCACCGACGGCGGCGTCGCTGGCACTCACTGGTCGGCGTACTATCCGGACAGCGCCGCGGACCGCCTCGCGGACGTCTTCGCGGAACTGGACGCTAACGGGGACAGCGACGACCACTGGCACGGACAGGTGGTGGCGCGCCGCGAGGACCGGCGCACGTACCCACAGGAGTTGTCGATGACGTCGCTGGGCGACGACGGCTACGTCTTCGTGGCGCGGGACGTCACCGACCGCGAGGAGCGCGACCAGCGCCTGCGCGTGCTGAATCGCGTGCTCCGGCACAACGTCCGGAACTCGCTGAACGTCGTGCTCGGGCGGGCCGAGCGCGTCGCCGACCACCACGACGACGCGGACGTCGACAGTATCGTCGCGGCGGCCGAAGACCTGCTCGACGTCAGTGAGAAGGCGCGCGTGGTCGAACGCGTGCTCGGCGCGAGCGAAACGAACGCCGCCGCCCTCGACAGCCTGCTCGAAGCAGAACTGGAGCGCGTGCGTTCACAGTACCCCGACGCCGTCTTCGATGTGTGCGGCGAAGCGGACGTCGAGGTCGACGCCCGAATGCGGTTGGCGGTTCGGGAGCTTCTGACGAACGCCGTCGAGCACAACGACAGCGACCCGCCCCGCGTGACCGTCACCGTCGACGCCAGCGACCCCGTCGACCTCCGCGTGTCGGACAACGGCCCCGGTATTCCCGAGCACGAGCGCCGCGCGCTCTCCGGCGTCACCGAAGAGTCGCTCCAACACGGCTCCGGCATCGGCCTGTGGGCGGTCTACTGGCTCGCCCGTCACTGCAACGCCGACGTGGGCGTTCCCGACGAGAACACAGTCAGTATCCGCCTGCGAGCCGGCGATTGTTGA
- a CDS encoding prephenate dehydrogenase/arogenate dehydrogenase family protein translates to MDVLVVGAGDVGRWFADLVDAPVTFTDVDEERARAAATALDRRAAAVPLDTEESFGVVAVAVPMGAAVDAVERHAGRAEQAVVDFTGEMRAPLTAMAEHAPARERVSFHPLFAPEHAPGRIAVAESAPGPATDRVREWLEDAGNDLVDVGAAEHDEAMVTIQGRAHAAVLAFALAADDVPEELATPVYEDLAALADRVTGGNARVYADIQDAFDGAADVAAAAQRLADADYEEFEGVYEDASR, encoded by the coding sequence ATGGACGTACTCGTGGTGGGGGCCGGCGATGTCGGCCGCTGGTTCGCGGACTTGGTCGACGCGCCGGTGACGTTCACCGACGTCGACGAGGAGCGCGCGCGAGCGGCAGCGACGGCACTCGACCGCCGCGCGGCGGCCGTCCCGCTGGACACCGAGGAGTCGTTCGGCGTCGTCGCCGTCGCCGTCCCGATGGGCGCCGCCGTCGACGCCGTCGAACGCCACGCGGGCCGCGCCGAGCAGGCCGTCGTGGACTTCACCGGCGAGATGCGCGCGCCGCTGACGGCGATGGCCGAGCACGCGCCGGCCCGCGAACGCGTGAGCTTCCACCCGCTGTTCGCGCCCGAGCACGCTCCCGGCCGCATCGCGGTCGCGGAGAGCGCACCCGGACCGGCGACTGACCGCGTGCGAGAGTGGCTGGAGGACGCGGGCAACGACCTCGTGGACGTCGGCGCCGCCGAGCACGACGAGGCGATGGTGACGATTCAGGGGCGAGCGCACGCGGCGGTGCTGGCGTTCGCGCTCGCTGCCGACGACGTGCCAGAGGAACTCGCGACGCCCGTCTACGAGGACCTCGCGGCGCTGGCCGACCGCGTGACCGGCGGGAACGCGCGCGTGTACGCCGACATTCAGGACGCGTTCGACGGCGCCGCTGACGTCGCCGCGGCCGCCCAGCGACTCGCTGACGCCGACTACGAGGAGTTCGAGGGGGTGTACGAAGATGCCAGTCGATAG
- a CDS encoding small ribosomal subunit Rsm22 family protein gives MPVDRDAVLDAAKYLRDVRPLDPEELCEYVADQPHAGVVRQVLREHAADLGVVERDDGTFVPASGEPVRPEFDGVSALPEKYERVVEDLLVEQWGPDWHRDDSGSVLRETIRRFKEDYYRQHAVEYDDEVALGYAVYHLATYYAAVQYALDDLADGGLLTDDVRVLDVGAGVGGPALGLFDFLPEDALVEYHAVEPSAAAAVLDELLDETGQNVHPTIHRETAETFDPDGEYDLVLACSVLSELEQPVETAQKYVDALAEDGTFLGLAPADKNTSTHLREVERDLESRGATVYGPTPRLWPGERPADRGWTFDERPDVDAPSFQEALAGASQRPSEFTHTEVRFSYSLLRTDGVRQHDVSLSADRLLKLADADDRVTDRVDAVLAKLSRNLADEDANPLFKVSDGSESEDCYAVLVRPTSLNRDLQRADYGDLLSVESALVLWNDDEEAYNLVVDEETVVDSA, from the coding sequence ATGCCAGTCGATAGGGACGCGGTGCTGGACGCCGCGAAGTACCTGCGAGACGTGCGGCCGCTGGACCCCGAGGAACTCTGCGAGTACGTTGCGGACCAACCACACGCGGGGGTCGTCCGGCAGGTGCTGCGCGAGCACGCCGCCGACCTCGGCGTCGTGGAGCGCGACGACGGCACGTTCGTCCCCGCAAGCGGCGAGCCGGTCCGCCCAGAGTTCGACGGCGTGAGCGCGCTCCCAGAGAAGTACGAGCGCGTTGTCGAGGACTTGCTCGTCGAACAGTGGGGGCCGGACTGGCACCGCGACGACTCCGGGAGTGTCCTCCGGGAGACGATTCGGCGCTTCAAGGAGGACTACTACCGCCAGCACGCCGTGGAGTACGACGACGAGGTCGCGCTCGGGTACGCGGTCTACCACCTCGCGACGTACTACGCTGCGGTCCAGTACGCTCTCGACGACCTCGCAGATGGCGGCCTCCTGACTGACGACGTGCGCGTGCTGGACGTGGGCGCGGGCGTCGGCGGCCCCGCGCTCGGCCTCTTCGACTTCCTGCCCGAGGACGCGCTCGTGGAGTACCACGCGGTCGAACCGAGCGCCGCCGCGGCCGTGCTCGACGAACTGCTCGACGAAACCGGGCAGAACGTCCACCCGACGATTCACCGCGAGACCGCCGAGACGTTCGACCCGGACGGCGAGTACGACCTCGTGCTCGCCTGTAGCGTGCTCAGCGAACTCGAACAGCCCGTCGAGACCGCCCAGAAGTACGTCGACGCGCTCGCCGAGGACGGGACATTCCTCGGCCTCGCCCCCGCGGACAAGAACACGAGCACGCACCTCCGCGAGGTCGAACGCGACCTCGAATCCCGTGGCGCGACCGTCTACGGCCCGACGCCGCGACTGTGGCCGGGCGAGCGGCCGGCCGACCGCGGCTGGACGTTCGACGAGCGCCCAGACGTCGACGCGCCGAGCTTTCAGGAAGCACTCGCGGGCGCCAGCCAGCGCCCCTCGGAGTTCACGCACACCGAAGTCCGGTTCTCGTATTCGCTGCTGCGGACGGACGGCGTCCGCCAGCACGACGTCTCGCTGTCCGCCGACCGGCTGTTGAAGCTCGCTGACGCCGACGACCGCGTCACCGACCGCGTGGACGCCGTGCTCGCGAAGCTCTCCCGGAACCTCGCGGACGAGGACGCCAATCCGCTGTTCAAGGTCAGCGACGGCAGCGAGAGCGAGGACTGTTACGCGGTACTCGTCCGACCGACGAGCCTCAACCGCGACCTCCAGCGCGCCGACTACGGCGACCTGCTCTCCGTGGAGTCCGCGCTCGTGCTCTGGAACGACGACGAGGAAGCGTACAACCTCGTCGTCGACGAGGAGACGGTCGTCGACAGCGCGTAG
- the surE gene encoding 5'/3'-nucleotidase SurE, with the protein MTDSLEILVTNDDGIDAPGIRALAEGLGDVGNVTVVAPTTDKSSTGRAMSHEVAVEEHELGYAIDGTPSDCVIAGLEALGPYPDVVVAGVNEGANLGMYVLGRSGTVSAAVEAAFFGVPAIASSLFLTEEDFGEPTQPSDYEAAVDATTYLVEHALDAGVFEHADYLNVNAPHPGADASGEMVVTRPSHGYDMTAARDGGTITLHDRMWDRMDEGDIPDPPGTDRRAVVDGHVSVSPLTAPHSTEHHEALDALAETYD; encoded by the coding sequence ATGACGGATTCGCTGGAAATTCTCGTTACGAACGACGACGGTATCGACGCGCCCGGGATTCGAGCGCTCGCCGAGGGCCTCGGCGATGTCGGGAACGTCACCGTCGTCGCGCCGACGACCGACAAGAGTTCGACCGGGCGCGCGATGTCCCACGAGGTCGCCGTCGAGGAGCACGAACTCGGATACGCCATCGACGGGACGCCGTCGGACTGCGTGATTGCGGGACTGGAGGCGCTCGGGCCGTACCCGGACGTCGTGGTCGCGGGCGTCAACGAGGGCGCGAACCTCGGGATGTACGTGCTCGGGCGCTCGGGCACCGTGAGCGCGGCCGTCGAAGCCGCGTTCTTCGGCGTGCCCGCCATCGCGTCCTCGCTGTTCCTCACCGAGGAAGACTTCGGCGAACCCACGCAGCCCTCGGACTACGAGGCCGCAGTCGACGCGACCACGTACCTCGTCGAGCACGCCCTCGACGCCGGCGTCTTCGAGCACGCCGACTACTTGAACGTGAACGCCCCCCATCCGGGCGCGGACGCCTCGGGCGAGATGGTGGTGACGCGTCCCTCGCACGGCTACGACATGACCGCCGCTCGCGACGGCGGCACCATCACGCTCCACGACCGAATGTGGGACCGCATGGACGAGGGAGATATTCCCGACCCGCCCGGTACGGACCGCCGCGCCGTCGTCGACGGCCACGTTTCCGTCTCGCCGCTCACCGCGCCCCACAGTACCGAACACCACGAGGCGCTGGACGCGCTCGCGGAGACCTACGACTAA
- a CDS encoding GNAT family N-acetyltransferase encodes MSSPSDGVLPRVTGLARRLVSRLRPERISLTPPPSTFTDAEGREVTVRAYEDGDFESLVAMYDDFDPAQRAQGTPPLGEDAIRDWLDGVLDGPNVVAVVDGDVVGHVMFVPDDTGRHELAIFVHQDFQRAGIGTNLLAVGLEHARREGVEYVWLSVEAWKRDAQRLYQRAGFSTVNPMGAAHRMSRYL; translated from the coding sequence ATGTCGTCGCCGTCAGACGGGGTCCTGCCGCGGGTCACGGGGCTCGCTCGCCGACTCGTCTCCCGACTGCGCCCCGAGCGAATCTCGCTCACGCCGCCGCCGTCGACGTTCACGGACGCCGAGGGCCGCGAAGTCACCGTTCGAGCCTACGAGGACGGCGATTTCGAGTCGCTAGTCGCGATGTACGACGACTTCGACCCCGCCCAGCGCGCACAGGGGACGCCACCGCTCGGCGAGGACGCGATTCGTGACTGGCTCGACGGCGTCCTCGACGGCCCGAACGTCGTCGCTGTCGTGGACGGCGACGTCGTCGGACACGTGATGTTCGTCCCGGATGACACTGGGCGCCACGAACTCGCCATCTTCGTCCACCAGGACTTCCAGCGCGCGGGCATCGGTACGAACCTCCTCGCGGTCGGCCTCGAACACGCCCGTCGCGAGGGCGTCGAGTACGTCTGGCTCTCCGTCGAAGCGTGGAAGCGCGACGCCCAGCGGCTCTACCAGCGCGCCGGCTTCTCGACGGTGAACCCGATGGGCGCCGCCCACCGCATGTCGCGGTACCTCTGA
- a CDS encoding DUF47 domain-containing protein has translation MSPEATPEFSKRVVDRTDAYLDRISECVELLSRLVEEYEDGDSSRALVEEIRAVESDCDAKSRRISALVTNTTVKEFGIRNSRMHLNAEQVVRLYQLLDEIPNTAERVAEDLLTVSPARRRRCFRRYREMVDHATAAMASLGDAVYEFVRLLCSATETGSIAGHVEAIRAAETECDSVRNAVVADVFDADVPDPLVYREFAFLFDQLVDAMEDVADQLVLLSSSEQWITAEPENR, from the coding sequence ATGTCACCCGAGGCCACTCCGGAGTTCTCGAAGCGGGTCGTCGACCGGACTGACGCGTACCTCGACCGCATCAGCGAGTGCGTGGAACTGCTGTCGCGACTCGTCGAAGAGTACGAGGACGGTGATTCGTCGCGGGCCCTCGTCGAGGAGATTCGCGCCGTCGAGAGCGACTGCGACGCGAAGAGCCGGCGAATCAGTGCGCTCGTGACGAACACGACCGTCAAGGAGTTCGGCATCCGCAACTCCCGCATGCACCTCAACGCCGAGCAGGTGGTGCGGCTCTACCAGTTGCTCGACGAGATTCCGAACACGGCCGAGCGGGTCGCGGAGGACCTCTTGACGGTCTCGCCGGCGAGGCGTCGTCGGTGCTTCCGGCGTTACCGGGAGATGGTCGACCACGCGACGGCGGCGATGGCGTCGCTCGGCGACGCCGTCTACGAGTTCGTCCGCCTGCTGTGTTCGGCGACCGAGACGGGGTCGATAGCCGGACACGTCGAGGCGATTCGGGCCGCCGAGACGGAGTGCGACAGCGTGCGGAACGCCGTGGTCGCGGACGTCTTCGACGCGGACGTCCCCGACCCGCTGGTGTACCGAGAGTTCGCGTTCCTGTTCGACCAGCTCGTCGACGCGATGGAGGACGTCGCCGACCAGTTGGTCCTGCTCTCCAGCAGCGAGCAGTGGATTACGGCTGAACCCGAGAACCGGTGA
- a CDS encoding AbrB/MazE/SpoVT family DNA-binding domain-containing protein — MSAETDGQGRLYIPKEVREKYGQKYHIVTYEDRIELIPVADDPLAAVREAAGELHDASFEEIRADIEAEAKDEAEQAGGDR, encoded by the coding sequence ATGTCGGCAGAGACGGATGGCCAGGGACGGCTGTACATCCCGAAGGAGGTACGGGAGAAGTACGGTCAGAAGTACCACATCGTCACCTACGAGGACAGAATCGAGCTGATTCCGGTCGCGGACGACCCGCTCGCCGCTGTCCGCGAGGCCGCAGGCGAGCTTCACGATGCATCCTTCGAGGAGATTCGAGCGGACATCGAGGCCGAGGCGAAAGACGAGGCCGAGCAAGCGGGCGGCGACAGATGA
- a CDS encoding PIN domain-containing protein, which produces MTVYVEMDFLLALAKDSDWLQGSAEDALAEHDVETSPFSYLELLLARERYEFDYVPLVANLLELVPVRDEEEKQVVLKAVNYYDEGMTPFDAFHAATAETRGMDVLSPERDYEDVEVERVPLEPTDED; this is translated from the coding sequence ATGACAGTGTACGTCGAGATGGACTTCCTGCTCGCGCTCGCCAAAGATTCTGATTGGTTGCAGGGCTCCGCAGAGGACGCCCTCGCCGAGCACGACGTCGAAACGTCACCGTTCTCGTATCTCGAACTCCTGCTCGCACGGGAACGCTACGAGTTCGACTACGTACCGCTGGTGGCGAACCTGCTCGAACTCGTCCCTGTACGGGATGAGGAAGAGAAACAGGTAGTGCTGAAAGCCGTCAACTACTACGACGAGGGAATGACGCCGTTCGACGCCTTCCACGCGGCGACTGCGGAAACGCGAGGGATGGACGTGCTTTCCCCCGAGAGAGACTACGAAGACGTCGAGGTAGAACGAGTCCCACTCGAACCGACCGACGAGGACTGA
- a CDS encoding PIN domain-containing protein — protein sequence MKLVIDANVVISALIADSKTRELIVTLEPDLLTPAFVHDELGNYEALIVEKSGMKPQRVQQFIDLLFQYIEVVPADEFHPYIEEADAAIGETAPDDVLYVACALASEAGIWSDDSDFDEQDVVETYSTSSRKI from the coding sequence ATGAAGCTGGTTATCGACGCCAACGTCGTCATCTCTGCACTCATCGCCGATTCGAAAACACGTGAACTCATCGTCACGCTCGAACCCGACTTGTTGACGCCCGCGTTCGTCCACGACGAACTCGGGAACTACGAAGCCCTCATCGTCGAGAAGTCCGGGATGAAACCGCAGCGCGTCCAGCAGTTCATCGACCTCCTGTTCCAGTACATCGAGGTCGTCCCCGCAGACGAGTTCCACCCCTACATCGAAGAGGCCGACGCGGCGATCGGCGAAACCGCTCCCGACGACGTGCTATACGTTGCGTGTGCCTTGGCTAGCGAAGCCGGCATCTGGAGCGACGATTCCGATTTCGACGAGCAGGACGTCGTCGAGACGTACTCGACGAGTAGCCGGAAGATTTGA
- a CDS encoding chorismate mutase: MGREPGDSPADDDAAGRGPDDMSLEELREEIESIDREIVDLIARRTYVAETIAEVKDDRGMATTDESQEQAVMDRAGQNAEAFGVDPNLVKAIFRLLIELNKVEQRSNR, from the coding sequence ATGGGACGAGAACCCGGGGACAGTCCGGCTGACGACGACGCAGCTGGACGGGGCCCGGACGACATGAGCTTAGAGGAACTGCGCGAGGAAATCGAATCAATCGACCGCGAAATCGTCGACCTCATCGCGCGACGCACGTACGTCGCCGAGACTATCGCGGAGGTCAAAGACGACCGCGGAATGGCGACCACCGACGAGAGCCAGGAGCAAGCGGTGATGGACCGCGCCGGCCAGAACGCCGAAGCGTTCGGCGTCGACCCGAACCTCGTGAAGGCCATCTTCCGGCTGCTCATCGAGTTGAACAAAGTGGAGCAAAGAAGCAATCGGTAG
- a CDS encoding shikimate kinase, which produces MDGRAAAPAAGTVLNALATGIGSAFALDFDVTAEVSLDAAADGVTGSVADHPDADTALVERCVSLVTDEYGHGEGGTVHTDSEIPMASGLKSSSAAANATVLAALDALDEAESVDRERAARLGVAAARDVGVTVTGAFDDASASMLGGLTMTDNREDELLFRDEVEWAALVWTPPEQSFSADADVARCERIAPMADHVADLAADGEYGTAMTVNGLAFAAALGHPTEPIVDALPHADGASLSGTGPSYVAVGDHDALTEVKPLWDENPGTVRLTTTQLDGARTT; this is translated from the coding sequence ATGGACGGCCGTGCAGCAGCGCCAGCCGCGGGCACCGTGTTGAACGCGCTCGCGACGGGCATCGGGTCGGCGTTCGCGCTCGACTTCGACGTGACAGCCGAGGTGTCGCTGGACGCGGCCGCCGACGGCGTCACCGGTAGCGTCGCCGACCACCCGGACGCCGACACCGCACTCGTGGAGCGCTGCGTGTCGCTGGTGACCGACGAGTACGGGCACGGCGAGGGCGGGACCGTCCACACGGACAGCGAGATACCGATGGCGTCGGGCCTGAAGAGTTCCAGCGCAGCAGCGAACGCCACGGTGCTGGCGGCGCTGGACGCGCTCGACGAAGCCGAGTCCGTCGACCGCGAGCGCGCCGCACGCCTCGGCGTCGCGGCCGCCCGCGATGTCGGCGTCACCGTCACGGGTGCGTTCGACGACGCCTCGGCGAGCATGCTCGGCGGACTCACGATGACGGACAACCGCGAGGACGAGTTGCTGTTCCGCGACGAAGTCGAGTGGGCGGCGCTCGTGTGGACGCCCCCCGAGCAGTCGTTCTCCGCGGACGCCGACGTCGCGCGCTGCGAGCGAATCGCGCCGATGGCCGACCACGTCGCCGACCTCGCCGCCGACGGCGAGTACGGCACCGCGATGACCGTCAACGGCCTGGCGTTCGCGGCGGCGCTCGGCCACCCGACCGAGCCAATCGTGGACGCCCTCCCGCACGCCGACGGGGCGTCCCTCTCGGGCACCGGCCCGAGCTACGTCGCCGTCGGCGACCACGACGCACTCACGGAGGTGAAACCACTATGGGACGAGAACCCGGGGACAGTCCGGCTGACGACGACGCAGCTGGACGGGGCCCGGACGACATGA
- a CDS encoding DUF5796 family protein — translation MSARNDIAPSTLGVDLEEEGVYVEYTDGRRTFYNGVPEKVHGTVRCRPGKDVHVLVTDPTETEGVLVYVNDRKTHDEILESTGVGRVLLDPDEAEELFPGVTVRADGYAIEIEADPEEARGRVFVFEEDELGERSFELFAADGDE, via the coding sequence ATGAGCGCCCGCAACGACATCGCGCCGAGCACTCTCGGCGTCGACCTCGAAGAGGAGGGCGTCTACGTCGAGTACACGGACGGCCGCCGCACGTTCTACAACGGCGTCCCGGAGAAAGTCCACGGGACGGTGCGGTGCCGGCCGGGCAAGGACGTCCACGTCCTCGTCACGGACCCGACGGAGACCGAGGGCGTCCTCGTGTACGTGAACGACCGGAAGACCCACGACGAGATTCTCGAATCGACCGGCGTCGGCCGCGTGCTGTTGGACCCCGACGAGGCGGAGGAACTGTTCCCGGGCGTGACCGTGCGCGCCGACGGGTACGCGATAGAAATCGAAGCCGACCCCGAGGAGGCGCGGGGCCGCGTGTTCGTCTTCGAGGAGGACGAGCTCGGCGAGCGCTCGTTCGAGTTGTTCGCTGCCGACGGGGACGAGTAG
- a CDS encoding GNAT family N-acetyltransferase translates to MSEDTRYVLWPNGLRPPDVDVPDGYALRTSSLTGRDRRAVEELLGTAGWDADVDSFRDRVLPNGSFVAVERATNAVVGTCSAVHDPNAGDHRFPFGGALSSLVVAPEHRREGLGRALAAAATRRLLDAGYDSVRAGVEPDRYPALSLYLNAGYAPCILDEDDVGRWRDIFDYLGLPFDPERCLRP, encoded by the coding sequence ATGAGCGAGGACACGCGCTACGTACTGTGGCCGAACGGCCTGCGACCGCCCGACGTCGACGTGCCCGACGGGTACGCGCTCCGCACGAGCAGCCTCACCGGTCGGGACCGCCGAGCGGTCGAGGAGTTGCTCGGAACGGCCGGCTGGGACGCGGACGTCGACTCGTTCCGGGACCGCGTGCTGCCGAACGGCTCGTTCGTCGCCGTCGAGCGCGCGACGAACGCCGTCGTCGGGACGTGCTCGGCCGTCCACGACCCGAACGCGGGCGACCACCGCTTCCCGTTCGGCGGCGCGCTATCGTCGCTCGTCGTCGCCCCAGAACACCGCCGCGAGGGATTGGGGCGCGCGCTCGCTGCCGCCGCCACCCGCCGGCTGCTGGACGCGGGCTACGACAGCGTGCGCGCCGGCGTCGAACCCGACCGCTATCCGGCGCTCTCGCTGTACCTGAACGCCGGCTACGCGCCCTGCATCCTCGACGAGGACGACGTCGGCCGGTGGCGCGATATCTTCGACTACCTCGGGCTGCCGTTCGACCCCGAGCGGTGCCTGCGGCCCTAA
- a CDS encoding nitrogen regulation protein NR(II), which produces MSTDTEPAGVVEDESFFRTLVEHGSDAIISIDADSTILFANRSVERVFGYEPAELVGEPLTVVMPERFQGAHHAAIAEYIQSGDRTIDWNDVELPGEHKDGHEVQLSITFEEHQYDGQRVFSGIMRDVTDRVEREQKLERQNEQLERFAGILSHDLRDPLNTARAQVALAKNADDPTEYLDELEHVHDRMGNLIEDVLTLTKQGQTVGEPTSVSLAGVAEEAWQTVGSPDGTLRVEDVGVVQADRERLLSLFENLLGNAVRHAGDTVTVDVGPLAAESGFYVADDGPGIPEGDRADVFDYGFTTDTDGTGFGLNIVESIADAHGWTVSVTDSESGGARFEFEGVRRHDEDESA; this is translated from the coding sequence ATGAGCACGGACACCGAACCAGCGGGGGTCGTCGAGGACGAGTCGTTCTTCCGAACGCTCGTCGAACACGGCTCGGACGCCATCATCAGCATCGACGCGGACAGCACGATTCTGTTCGCGAACCGCTCGGTCGAGCGCGTGTTCGGCTACGAGCCCGCGGAACTCGTCGGTGAACCCCTCACCGTGGTGATGCCCGAGCGCTTCCAGGGCGCACACCACGCCGCAATCGCGGAGTACATCCAGTCGGGCGACCGCACCATCGACTGGAACGACGTCGAACTCCCGGGCGAGCACAAGGACGGCCACGAGGTCCAACTCTCGATCACGTTCGAGGAACACCAGTACGACGGCCAGCGCGTGTTCTCCGGCATCATGCGCGACGTCACGGACCGCGTGGAGCGCGAGCAAAAGCTCGAACGGCAGAACGAGCAACTGGAGCGGTTCGCGGGCATCCTCAGCCACGACCTCCGAGACCCGCTGAACACGGCGCGCGCGCAGGTCGCGCTCGCGAAGAACGCCGACGACCCGACGGAGTACCTCGACGAACTCGAACACGTCCACGACCGCATGGGGAACCTCATCGAGGACGTGCTGACGCTCACCAAGCAGGGCCAGACCGTCGGCGAACCCACGTCCGTGTCGCTGGCCGGCGTCGCCGAGGAGGCGTGGCAGACCGTCGGCAGCCCCGACGGGACGCTCCGCGTCGAAGACGTCGGCGTCGTGCAGGCGGACCGCGAGCGCCTGCTTTCGCTGTTCGAGAACCTCCTCGGGAACGCCGTCCGCCACGCGGGCGACACCGTCACCGTGGATGTCGGCCCGCTCGCCGCGGAGTCGGGATTCTACGTCGCTGACGACGGCCCCGGAATCCCGGAGGGCGACCGCGCGGACGTCTTCGATTACGGGTTCACGACCGACACCGACGGCACCGGGTTCGGGCTGAACATCGTCGAGAGCATCGCGGACGCCCACGGCTGGACAGTGAGCGTGACCGACAGCGAGAGCGGGGGCGCGCGCTTCGAGTTCGAGGGCGTCCGCCGGCACGACGAGGACGAGTCAGCGTGA